The Thalassotalea agarivorans region ATTAAACGATTTATAGATAAGGCTTTGGCTGCAGGTAATGGTTTTCCATTATCAAGGTCAGTAACGCAATATATAAATTGTTTAATTTCACCCTTTGGGAACAAAATATCAAAACAATAACTGCATAATATTTACTCGATGTAGAACACTATATCTTCGGAAATATTATTTGCTCTAATTCTGATATTGTAGTTCTAAGAAACTAAACTTAGATGTAAGTTGGTATCATGAACGCTAACAGCGGCCCTGTAAGGGCAAAATACATGGACGTATTTTGTATTCCACTCGAACGTACCAAATTCCAAAAGCCTGCAGAAATGCAGGCTTTTTTCGTTTTGGGCAACAAAAAAGCCAGTCACTTCACTATGTACTGGCTTTTATCATGTTAGCTAGTAATATATTAACAATACTTTACTTAACCTCTTCAAGCGCTAGTAGATTGAATTTCTTGTCTACAACTTCCTGGCTTGCACCGTAATTACGGGTGGCAAAGTTAAACGGTTGGTTACCCGTAATCAAATTATTGATTGCATCTTCGCCGCAGTTGAAGTGAATTGTTACTGTGCCGTCTTCATTCTTTTCCCATTCGTACGAATTAATTGAAAATCTATCCGTATCAACCATATAACCATCTAAGTCATAAACAGTAATCGAGGTGAAGTATTTATTGTTCGGCTCTTCAAATGTTACAACATAACACTTATCTGCAGGAAAGTTTGCCGAGTTACGATAAACGTTAGACACACCAACTTCCACTGGCATACCGCCCCAACCATTTGCATTTGACGCATTGATCAATGTTTGAGAAAGCGTTGTTTCTGGGCTTGCTGGATATGAATAATCTTGCCCTGCAAACTTGTCTTTGTAGTAAGCGGTGATTTCATCACGTTGCTGTGCATTAAAGTTTTTTGCTTGGTAACGTTTATTGGTGTCGCTATAGTCAGCATAAAAGCGATGCTGATTACCCAAAGCGTCAGTAAGATCTGTTTTATCTTCAACACCAGAGCGGAAAATAACAAAGGCCCATTCGCTAAAGATTTTCACTTTATGTGTCCCTACGCCTACTTTGTAAGCTGGCGCGTAGGCATATTCATCAAGCACATGTACCGACAAATAAATATCGTCTCGCACATCTTTATTTTCTTCGGTGCGTACAAATTCATTAATACCTACGGTGACATAGCCTTCTTCATCTGCGCGAATAACCGCCACGGAGTATACAGCATCTTGGTTCATTC contains the following coding sequences:
- a CDS encoding DUF1214 domain-containing protein, producing the protein MKKVMLVIAVLVVAIAAFLMTEDNRTAEQSDVVPAQPAAETVVENNVIPVTEENYTEAETAKMIKRWTDRGADQKMVHLPVLAPKGKKAPVVRMNQDAVYSVAVIRADEEGYVTVGINEFVRTEENKDVRDDIYLSVHVLDEYAYAPAYKVGVGTHKVKIFSEWAFVIFRSGVEDKTDLTDALGNQHRFYADYSDTNKRYQAKNFNAQQRDEITAYYKDKFAGQDYSYPASPETTLSQTLINASNANGWGGMPVEVGVSNVYRNSANFPADKCYVVTFEEPNNKYFTSITVYDLDGYMVDTDRFSINSYEWEKNEDGTVTIHFNCGEDAINNLITGNQPFNFATRNYGASQEVVDKKFNLLALEEVK